The following are from one region of the Arthrobacter sp. TMP15 genome:
- a CDS encoding O-antigen ligase family protein — MKELPQPHKLQPWDAISVLTIYLFLLLAIPSDRGIGALGGAGSPSTIFGLGMLLWWVWHHVRRIRPHEFRRLQPIRITFLGFVLAVLVSYVVAASTSLPFTDQNSSNMVLLNIASYTGVVLVANDGINDRERFLVFLRRLSLAGGLYAVLGLAQFFTGHNIVDAIQIPGLASGGTGGVDTRGDFVRPESTARHALEYAAVLSMILPIALTMAIRESHRKLFPRWFPVAAIFMAAFLSVTRSALLGIVAVLLLLIPTWEPAVKRMALWAGLAGVGVLYVVVPGLSGTIIGMFSGNDPSVDSRTDSYSVLGGYVGVSPAFGRGLGTMGPQYRIFDNQYIGFLIEIGIVGTAVFVIMALTAMITTFLRRRGPDPVIGALGPALCAAVMAGALLSAFFDSFHFPQAMGMYFLIVGLCGAHWNFRQANPSTLEDPLKHGADAHENTGARRIGGALKRRWYVALLVLLLFVPLGFSVNNVHGSYYAKFNIDFQAPPGATKSNALRTEASSIVNYAAIIQRLYEAGHPNASVLPTTAPLYGTGLRDAVAVYLPSAGGQWQTNFNSPTIVVEIVKDSPEAVEATAEEVTAAITKLVLEPQETMGVLDKARISSERQPAVIGVQYIPVRAKYAIAVIGLLAIAVSIASAVVLDRGARHIRRLRSGRKTARFTHD; from the coding sequence TTGAAAGAGCTCCCACAACCCCATAAATTGCAGCCCTGGGATGCTATCTCAGTGCTGACAATTTACTTGTTTTTATTGTTGGCTATTCCTTCTGACCGCGGTATTGGTGCACTTGGAGGGGCTGGATCTCCTTCCACCATTTTTGGTCTCGGCATGCTCCTGTGGTGGGTTTGGCATCATGTTCGCCGCATTCGACCTCATGAGTTCCGTCGGCTACAGCCCATAAGGATCACGTTCCTAGGTTTTGTCCTTGCCGTCCTCGTCAGCTATGTTGTGGCCGCTTCGACGTCGTTACCGTTCACAGACCAAAATTCATCCAACATGGTGTTGCTGAACATTGCCTCATATACAGGCGTTGTGCTGGTGGCCAATGACGGTATCAATGACCGCGAGCGTTTCTTGGTCTTCCTGCGCAGGTTGTCATTGGCCGGGGGACTGTACGCTGTCCTTGGATTGGCCCAGTTCTTCACCGGCCACAACATTGTCGATGCCATCCAAATTCCTGGGCTGGCATCGGGTGGTACCGGGGGAGTTGACACCCGCGGTGATTTTGTCCGTCCTGAGTCAACGGCACGGCATGCCCTCGAATACGCAGCTGTGTTATCCATGATTCTGCCCATTGCACTGACTATGGCTATTAGAGAATCGCACCGTAAGTTGTTTCCCAGATGGTTTCCCGTTGCAGCAATCTTCATGGCGGCATTTCTATCGGTGACAAGGTCAGCACTCTTGGGGATCGTCGCCGTACTACTGCTGCTCATCCCCACGTGGGAACCCGCCGTAAAGAGGATGGCGCTTTGGGCCGGGCTGGCCGGTGTTGGAGTCCTGTACGTGGTGGTTCCGGGACTGAGTGGGACAATCATTGGCATGTTTTCTGGCAATGATCCCAGCGTGGATTCCCGAACGGATAGCTATTCCGTGTTGGGTGGATATGTTGGAGTTTCGCCTGCCTTTGGTAGGGGGCTGGGTACCATGGGACCCCAGTACAGAATTTTTGACAACCAGTACATTGGTTTCCTCATCGAGATCGGCATCGTTGGAACTGCCGTATTCGTGATCATGGCGTTGACTGCCATGATCACAACGTTTCTGCGCAGGCGCGGGCCTGACCCGGTGATTGGAGCACTGGGGCCGGCACTATGCGCGGCCGTTATGGCCGGTGCATTATTGAGCGCCTTCTTTGATTCCTTCCACTTTCCACAAGCTATGGGCATGTATTTTCTCATTGTGGGCCTCTGTGGTGCTCACTGGAATTTTCGCCAAGCTAACCCAAGCACGTTGGAAGATCCCTTGAAGCACGGGGCAGATGCCCATGAAAATACGGGTGCTCGACGCATCGGGGGTGCTTTGAAACGACGGTGGTATGTTGCGTTGCTGGTCCTACTTCTATTTGTCCCACTTGGCTTCTCCGTGAACAACGTTCATGGAAGCTACTACGCCAAATTCAACATCGACTTCCAGGCGCCACCCGGAGCCACCAAAAGCAACGCATTGCGCACTGAGGCCTCATCGATCGTCAACTATGCTGCCATCATTCAGCGCCTTTATGAGGCCGGGCACCCCAACGCGTCAGTGCTTCCGACGACGGCGCCACTCTATGGCACCGGTCTGCGGGATGCCGTGGCTGTATATTTGCCAAGCGCCGGAGGGCAGTGGCAGACGAACTTTAATAGCCCCACAATAGTTGTGGAGATCGTCAAGGACTCTCCCGAAGCCGTAGAGGCAACCGCGGAAGAAGTGACTGCAGCCATCACAAAACTGGTGCTTGAACCGCAAGAGACAATGGGTGTCTTGGATAAAGCCAGAATTTCCAGCGAACGGCAGCCTGCCGTCATCGGTGTGCAATACATTCCCGTTCGAGCCAAGTACGCGATCGCAGTGATAGGACTTCTGGCAATAGCCGTCTCTATCGCCTCGGCAGTAGTTCTGGACAGGGGCGCACGTCACATTCGCCGGCTGAGAAGCGGACGAAAAACAGCTCGGTTCACGCACGATTAG